The following is a genomic window from Malus sylvestris chromosome 7, drMalSylv7.2, whole genome shotgun sequence.
GTTCAAAGACATATCTGTAGCTGCAGTTTCTGGGCTTAACAGCTTAGTTAAGTCTTCCATCAAATCAGGCACCATAAAGCGATTCATTTACACAGCCTCCGTGGTAGCTGCATCACCAGTCAAAGACTCTGGAAGCGGTTTCAAACAATTCCTGGATGAGTCCTGTTGGACTCCCCTCAATCTTTCATTTCCTCTTGCCACACAACCAATGATTGCAAGCACCAAATTTATGACAACCAATAAAATTGTGAAATTCCTTAAGAAAGTAGTGCTATTGTCAAGTAGCGAGTAAGAGAAGAAATCACCGCCACTGATGGATCAGATTTCTACATGCATTCACATGCATGACTGATGCTAGCATATTGTGTTCTAATTAAGAAtgccatcatcaatcatttgttAGCACTTTAATTATTTTCGGGGAAAAAAACCACGAAGAAGTGGGTAACATGTATTTGTAGGAGTATACACACTCAAAGATCCTTTCAGAGAAAGAAGCGCTGAAGCACATTAGCGCGATGAGCTTGAAGTAGTCAGCATTGTCTATGGCCTTGTGGGAGGGGATACATTTCTCCCTACTATGCCTGACAGCATGGAAGTGCTCATTTCACAGATCACAAAAAATGATAGGGGGTACAAAACCCTGAGATTTTTGGAGGAATTGTTGGGGAAAGTTCCATTTGTTCACATTGAAGATGTCTGTAAGGCACACATATTATGCATGGAGCAGCCTTCCATCAGCGGCAGATTTCTGTGCCAGTGAATATTTGTCATCAGCAGAAATAGCATCTCACTGGGAGAAATATTACCCAGATATCAGAATTGCTAAAGAGTAAGTTACTATACACGTTATTATGAAAACTCCATGGAATTGCTAGATTGGTATTCTAAAAAAGTAATATTGCACTTCTCAAAGCGCAATTTCTCATGTAtgcttttggaagaaaaaagtGTTTGATAATATTTTTAGTGTGCTAAGAACAGCTTCCGTATTCTATAATGGTTCCAAACATTATGCATTCAGAAGTTCATTGAGTGCTGTTTTGTTTTAGGTTTGTTGAAGATATAGAGAGAAATTTATTGGGGTTCTTCAAAGCTAAAGAAAATTGGATTCGAGTACAAATTTGGTGCCAAGGAGATATTGGATGGAACTCTAAAGTGGGCACAAAAGATGGGTGAGTTTGCTTCCAGCCAAGACCAATGCCTCTGATCACTGATCAGTCAATTGTGGCAGTTGTTAAGATTTTGATCTTATTAACTCAAAATTTGATCAAGactgcattttatttttttaaatcagcACTAATCCTCTTGGACCAAAGAATTTACAATTCAATGAGGCTAGAagtggaaagaagaaaaagaaaggtaaAGACACACAGAAAGGCTACCTAACACGCTACTTCTAATAACTAcctggacaaaaaaaaattaactaactAGACAGAGGAACCTCTCTTCCAAGCCTCATTTATCTATCTGcaatttttttaggtttttttttttctttccaaagtAGAGAAGGAAAAAGTTAACATTTTAAGCCAAAATAATCTGGGTGAAATTCCAAATCATCAATTGAGAAGTCAAAATCCCCAATTGGTGAATTGGTGACTGAAGTTGGAGCTGAGATTATCTCCGTGAGACCAGATTCTGAAGTCTGCACTTCATGCACTAGTCCGAAACTGCTCACATGGCACGGTGACACTGTCAAGTAGTCCGACTCAAATGTTGTTGCTGGAGATCCAAATACTGGAGCATAGTCATCCATCAAATTGCTCTCCATCATAATTGCGCTAAAAATATGGTCCCCAACATTTTCGGATTCAATCGGAGTGGAAGGGAAGGAGAATGATGGAAATATATCATTCTCTCTAGTGTCCAAATGGTCAGTTTTAACCCTAAGCCCTGCTCTTCCGAAACTGAATGACATCTCCGTTGAAAACTGATTCGGTTTTTCGACttctagggttttattttggttgcCTTTGAACTCTTCTTTAACCCTAGCTGACCGTGAGACTTGGCTACAAGTATGTAATCCCCTGTAGGTTAGCACAAAGATTGTTGGGTCTGCATCTGATTTCTGTACTTGCTTGGTCGCTACGCAACCCTGTGTGCCACGATGTGTGCATCTGTAGTAGCCTCTGCAacgcaagaaaacaaaaaccctCTTTAGAAATTAATTTCTTGTCTCACTAAATTTACATGTATTGTAGACCACCATTGAAAGTGACATATTAGATGGCATTTTATTGAGTAAATATCAACGGTCCCAAATTGAGCCAAAGCACAAACGGCTGTTTTGTGGTCCATATATGGTTTTGGTGTACACACGGTAGTTTTAGGCCGCCCATAGAATAGGTTTCGGACGGACCCgacttctctgccctcccagttCTCATACACTCCTATCCCCTCTTATTttatgcggtcacggttaagccacgtcagcattatatattaattttttttatagagataataagataaaaaccaataataatataaaatgttgacgtggcttaatcatGACTGTACAAATAGGAGGAGATGAGAATGTATGGAAACTGAAATGATAGAGAAGGCAGATCCGGTTTTGGACTTGGACTCGTGACCAGGGCAAGACACGTTTAACGTTAAAAGGTGCTGTACCGCTATATGCTTAAGAATTGTCAAACCTATGggccaaacaaaaaataaaaaaacaaaaaacggtACTTATATACAGACGAACTTGCAAAAAATTGAAGTGTCACATAAACCAAGCTGTCAGCAACCAGAAGCTTTTAGTATCCAGTTACAGTCACATTTGGATAAGTTCTAATTTGTAAGAACTTTTCTCCTTCATGCAATTGTAGAAAAAGAAATCATCATCTTTCTGTAATTTGTGGATATAATTTTTAtagcaaaaaagaagaaaaggaaaaggtgTTTGGTGTTCAGCAATTTTCATGTGCTGCATATGTTTTAGGAGCAGCCTGATTCATGAGTCACTGACTAATGATTAAATCAGACTCGTATGATAAAAAGCAAAAGGTGTTTCCCACTACGAGCAAATAGAGATTTGACTCGTGTGATGCAGTACGATCACGCTTCTACACTTAACTTGGATTCCATCGTCATAAATTAGATTAAATTAGAATATCGTTTAATAAACTTCAAAAGGTAATAGTTCTCACCTTGGATGATTAGTTCCAAGGATATCCTTTTGGCCATATTTTCTCCAACTATAGCCATCATCAAGACTCCCGTCTAACCCTGTTCCAGTGGAAACCTTCACTTCCTTAGTCCACCTGGGCATTGTTTTCCTGCAACACAAAAAAATCCCAACAATTTCATCAATATCCAATTTCAACAACTAAatttaactaataaaaaaactacccatctaacaaaattaaacaccaaataaaaaaatgac
Proteins encoded in this region:
- the LOC126629356 gene encoding probable WRKY transcription factor 46, producing MEKRKSMEWEQKSLSNELTQGKELAEQLMSHLHHSSSQETKDFLISKILFSYDKALSLLTGSGDGSDGESKHIAAHESMLESPTSFGNSSPLSEISDQDCKDKNVFKKRKTMPRWTKEVKVSTGTGLDGSLDDGYSWRKYGQKDILGTNHPRGYYRCTHRGTQGCVATKQVQKSDADPTIFVLTYRGLHTCSQVSRSARVKEEFKGNQNKTLEVEKPNQFSTEMSFSFGRAGLRVKTDHLDTRENDIFPSFSFPSTPIESENVGDHIFSAIMMESNLMDDYAPVFGSPATTFESDYLTVSPCHVSSFGLVHEVQTSESGLTEIISAPTSVTNSPIGDFDFSIDDLEFHPDYFGLKC